The following proteins come from a genomic window of Corynebacterium hansenii:
- the tsaD gene encoding tRNA (adenosine(37)-N6)-threonylcarbamoyltransferase complex transferase subunit TsaD, with translation MTSSAPAAADSSTHSRTILAIESSCDETGAAVMRVTWSDDLPAEREGSADRPRIEVLSDVVASSMEQHARFGGVVPEIASRAHLEALQPVVGEALRRAGDELGREPSEGRFIPDCVAATVGPGLAGALLVGSAGAKAYAAAWGVPFYGVNHLGGHVAIGALVGADLTNAVALLVSGGHTQLLHVRGAGRPMTELGSTLDDAAGEAYDKVSRLLGLGYPGGPVIDRLAKQGDPAAVKFPRGMMRPQDSRHDFSFSGLKTAVARYVEAAEREGRVIDMADTCASFQEAVCDVLTFKAVRAAKDVGATTLLLGGGVAANSRLRELAAQRCEEAGLTLHVPPMRLCTDNGVMIGAIAAHLIAAGAEPSGYGCATDPSMPVEEPIAAAAT, from the coding sequence ATGACCTCCTCCGCGCCCGCCGCCGCCGACAGCAGCACGCACAGCCGCACGATCCTCGCCATCGAGAGTTCCTGTGACGAGACCGGTGCCGCCGTGATGCGGGTGACCTGGTCGGATGATCTGCCCGCCGAGCGCGAGGGTTCCGCCGACCGCCCGCGCATCGAGGTCCTTTCCGACGTCGTGGCTTCCTCGATGGAGCAGCACGCCCGCTTCGGCGGCGTGGTCCCGGAGATCGCCTCGCGCGCGCACCTTGAGGCCCTGCAGCCCGTGGTCGGGGAGGCTTTGCGACGCGCCGGGGACGAGCTCGGCCGCGAACCGTCGGAGGGGCGTTTCATCCCGGATTGCGTCGCCGCCACCGTCGGCCCGGGTCTGGCGGGCGCACTGCTGGTCGGTTCCGCGGGTGCGAAGGCGTACGCGGCGGCGTGGGGGGTGCCGTTCTACGGGGTCAACCATTTGGGCGGCCACGTGGCCATCGGCGCCCTCGTCGGCGCGGACCTGACCAACGCGGTGGCGCTGCTTGTGTCCGGCGGGCACACGCAGTTGCTGCACGTGCGCGGCGCGGGCCGCCCGATGACGGAGCTGGGGTCGACGCTCGACGACGCCGCCGGCGAGGCATACGACAAGGTGTCCCGGCTGTTGGGCCTGGGCTACCCCGGTGGTCCGGTCATCGACCGGTTGGCCAAGCAGGGTGATCCGGCGGCGGTGAAGTTCCCGCGGGGGATGATGCGCCCGCAAGATTCGCGCCACGACTTCTCCTTCTCGGGCCTGAAGACCGCCGTCGCCCGATACGTCGAGGCCGCCGAGCGGGAGGGCCGCGTCATCGACATGGCCGACACCTGCGCCTCGTTCCAGGAAGCGGTGTGTGACGTGCTGACGTTCAAGGCCGTCCGCGCCGCAAAGGACGTCGGCGCCACCACGCTGCTGCTCGGCGGGGGAGTGGCGGCCAATTCGAGGCTGCGCGAGCTCGCGGCGCAGCGGTGCGAGGAGGCCGGGCTGACCCTGCACGTGCCGCCGATGCGGCTGTGCACCGACAACGGGGTCATGATCGGCGCGATCGCAGCCCACCTCATCGCCGCCGGGGCCGAGCCCTCCGGCTACGGCTGCGCCACCGACCCGTCGATGCCGGTGGAAGAGCCGATCGCCGCAGCCGCGACCTGA
- the groES gene encoding co-chaperone GroES, with the protein MANVNIKPLEDRVLVQINEAETTTASGLVIPDSAKEKPQEATVIAVGPGRWADDDERIPMDVKEGDVVIFSKYGGTELKYQGEEFLLLSQRDILAVIEK; encoded by the coding sequence GTGGCGAACGTCAACATCAAGCCGCTCGAGGACCGCGTCCTGGTCCAGATCAACGAGGCCGAGACCACCACCGCTTCCGGCCTGGTCATCCCCGACTCCGCGAAGGAGAAGCCGCAGGAGGCCACCGTCATCGCCGTGGGCCCCGGCCGCTGGGCGGACGACGACGAGCGCATTCCGATGGACGTCAAGGAGGGTGACGTCGTCATCTTCTCCAAGTACGGCGGCACCGAGCTGAAGTACCAGGGCGAGGAGTTCCTGCTCCTGTCCCAGCGCGACATCCTCGCGGTCATCGAGAAGTAA
- the groL gene encoding chaperonin GroEL (60 kDa chaperone family; promotes refolding of misfolded polypeptides especially under stressful conditions; forms two stacked rings of heptamers to form a barrel-shaped 14mer; ends can be capped by GroES; misfolded proteins enter the barrel where they are refolded when GroES binds) has translation MAKLIAFNEEAREGLKRGVDTLADAVKVTLGPKGRNVVLDKAFGGPLVTNDGVTIARDIDVEDPFENLGAQLVKSVAVKTNDIAGDGTTTATLLAQALVHEGLRNVAAGANPVALNRGIAAAADKTVELLKSKATAVTDSASIAQVATVSSRDEEIGDLVAGAMDKVGKDGVVSVEESQTIATELLVTEGVSFNKGFLSPYFITDIDAQQAILENAQVLLVREKISSLPDFLPLLEKIAESGKPTLIMAEDIEGEALSALVINAMRKTLKVAAVKAPYFGDRRKEFMEDLAVVTGGTVVTADTGMQLKDTGLEVLGSARRITITKDETVIVDGAGTAEAVEERRQHLRNEIERTDSTWDREKLEERLAKLSGGVAVIRVGAATETEVNERKLRVEDAINAARAAVQEGVIAGGGSVLVQISRELESFAGEFAGDEAVGVRALARALTKPAYWIGVNAGVDGAVVVHHIGELPNGQGYNAATGEYGDLIAAGVIDPVKVTHSAVVNAASVARMLLTTEVSVVDKPEEEQQGHGHGHAH, from the coding sequence ATGGCCAAGCTCATTGCATTCAACGAAGAGGCCCGCGAAGGCCTCAAGCGGGGCGTGGACACGCTGGCCGACGCCGTCAAGGTGACGCTGGGCCCCAAGGGCCGCAACGTGGTGCTGGACAAGGCGTTCGGCGGCCCGCTGGTGACCAACGACGGCGTGACCATCGCCCGCGACATCGACGTCGAGGATCCGTTCGAGAACCTCGGCGCCCAGCTGGTCAAGTCCGTCGCCGTCAAGACCAACGACATCGCCGGCGACGGCACCACCACCGCGACGCTGCTCGCCCAGGCTCTCGTCCACGAGGGTCTGCGCAACGTCGCGGCCGGCGCCAACCCGGTCGCCCTCAACCGCGGCATCGCCGCCGCGGCCGACAAGACCGTCGAGCTGCTGAAGTCCAAGGCCACCGCCGTCACCGACTCCGCGTCCATCGCGCAGGTGGCCACCGTGTCCTCGCGCGACGAGGAGATCGGCGACCTGGTCGCCGGCGCCATGGACAAGGTCGGCAAGGATGGCGTCGTCTCCGTGGAGGAGTCGCAGACCATCGCCACCGAGCTGCTGGTGACCGAGGGCGTGTCCTTCAACAAGGGCTTCCTGTCGCCCTACTTCATCACCGACATCGACGCCCAGCAGGCGATCCTCGAGAACGCGCAGGTCCTGCTCGTCCGCGAGAAGATCTCGTCCCTGCCGGACTTCCTGCCGCTGCTGGAGAAGATCGCGGAGTCGGGCAAGCCGACCCTGATCATGGCGGAGGACATCGAGGGCGAGGCCCTGTCCGCGTTGGTCATCAACGCCATGCGCAAGACCCTGAAGGTCGCGGCCGTCAAGGCCCCGTACTTCGGCGACCGCCGCAAGGAGTTCATGGAGGACCTCGCCGTCGTCACCGGCGGCACCGTGGTCACCGCGGACACCGGCATGCAGCTGAAGGACACCGGCCTGGAGGTGCTGGGCAGCGCCCGCCGCATCACCATCACGAAGGACGAGACCGTCATCGTCGACGGCGCCGGCACCGCCGAGGCCGTCGAGGAGCGCCGCCAGCACCTGCGCAACGAAATCGAGCGCACCGATTCCACCTGGGATCGCGAGAAGCTGGAGGAGCGCCTGGCCAAGCTGTCCGGCGGCGTGGCCGTCATCCGCGTCGGCGCCGCCACCGAGACCGAGGTCAACGAGCGCAAGCTGCGCGTCGAGGACGCCATCAACGCCGCGCGCGCCGCGGTGCAGGAGGGCGTCATCGCCGGCGGCGGTTCGGTGCTGGTGCAGATCTCCCGCGAGCTGGAGTCCTTCGCGGGCGAGTTCGCCGGCGACGAGGCCGTGGGCGTCCGCGCCCTGGCCCGCGCCCTGACCAAGCCCGCGTACTGGATCGGCGTCAACGCCGGCGTCGACGGCGCCGTGGTGGTCCACCACATCGGCGAGCTGCCGAACGGCCAGGGCTACAACGCCGCGACCGGCGAGTACGGCGACCTCATCGCCGCCGGCGTCATCGACCCGGTGAAGGTCACCCACTCCGCGGTGGTCAACGCCGCGTCGGTGGCCCGCATGCTGCTGACCACGGAGGTTTCCGTGGTGGACAAGCCCGAGGAGGAGCAGCAGGGCCACGGTCACGGTCACGCGCACTAG
- a CDS encoding WhiB family transcriptional regulator — MTHIDHLPGPNADLWDWQLHGSCRGADSSVFFHPEGERGRARAMREMRAKSICQSCPVLEQCRAHALAVGEPYGIWGGMSEAERSEILRSRPRRRDKSRETVLV, encoded by the coding sequence ATGACGCACATCGACCATCTTCCCGGACCGAACGCGGACCTGTGGGACTGGCAGCTGCACGGTTCCTGCCGCGGCGCGGACTCCTCGGTGTTCTTCCACCCCGAGGGCGAGCGCGGCCGCGCCCGGGCGATGCGCGAGATGCGCGCCAAGTCCATCTGCCAGTCCTGCCCGGTGCTGGAGCAGTGCCGCGCGCACGCGCTGGCGGTCGGCGAGCCCTACGGCATCTGGGGCGGCATGAGCGAGGCCGAGCGCTCGGAGATTCTCCGCAGCCGCCCGCGCCGCCGCGACAAGTCCCGCGAGACCGTCCTCGTCTGA
- the shbA gene encoding RNA polymerase sigma factor ShbA, producing the protein MADDDVVREWVRRAIDGDADAFDSLMRHIHPPIVRYCRARMGQDGAVSADDVAQETMLAVAKSLDRYTDRGRPFMAYVYGVASHKVADAHRAGARDLSHPYETLPDAPVAGGGPEEAALLGDAGNEVSALLDSLSDKARDIIILRVFEGLPAEEVARLVGSTPGAVRVAQHRALAKLRAVVEEKAARDQSGEIRRAR; encoded by the coding sequence ATGGCCGACGATGACGTGGTCCGCGAATGGGTGCGGCGTGCCATCGACGGCGACGCCGACGCCTTCGACTCCCTGATGCGCCACATCCACCCGCCGATCGTCCGGTACTGCCGCGCGCGCATGGGCCAGGATGGCGCGGTGTCCGCGGACGACGTCGCCCAGGAGACCATGCTGGCCGTCGCCAAGTCCCTGGACCGCTACACCGACCGTGGCCGGCCCTTCATGGCCTACGTCTACGGGGTGGCGTCCCACAAGGTCGCGGACGCGCATCGGGCGGGCGCCAGGGACCTGTCCCACCCCTACGAAACGCTGCCGGATGCCCCCGTAGCGGGGGGCGGACCAGAGGAAGCGGCCCTTCTGGGCGACGCCGGTAACGAAGTGAGCGCATTGCTCGATTCATTGAGTGACAAGGCGCGGGACATCATCATCCTGCGGGTGTTCGAGGGGCTGCCGGCCGAAGAGGTCGCGCGGCTCGTGGGAAGCACCCCGGGCGCGGTGCGGGTCGCGCAGCACCGTGCATTGGCCAAGCTTCGTGCGGTGGTAGAGGAAAAGGCGGCGCGGGACCAGTCCGGGGAAATCCGGAGGGCCCGGTGA
- a CDS encoding DUF5319 domain-containing protein — translation MNRDFWSSMPRDPFEGDPDDPSHLLDPDEPFEPLSDQERIEVAEDLEAVREFRAVLGPEGLWGVSMMCDDCGEMHYYNWDVLETHYKLLLSGKQSPVHEPQYDPDPTRYAPWDYCAGFVDGRRRP, via the coding sequence GTGAATCGTGATTTTTGGTCGTCCATGCCGCGCGACCCCTTCGAGGGCGATCCCGACGACCCATCGCACCTGCTCGACCCGGACGAGCCCTTCGAGCCGCTGTCGGACCAGGAGCGCATCGAGGTCGCGGAAGATCTGGAGGCGGTCCGCGAATTCCGTGCCGTCCTCGGCCCCGAAGGCCTGTGGGGCGTGTCCATGATGTGCGACGACTGCGGCGAAATGCACTACTACAACTGGGACGTCCTGGAGACGCACTACAAACTGCTGCTCAGCGGCAAGCAGTCCCCCGTGCATGAGCCGCAGTACGATCCGGACCCCACCCGCTACGCACCGTGGGATTACTGCGCCGGGTTCGTCGACGGGCGCCGCCGGCCCTAG
- the guaB gene encoding IMP dehydrogenase yields the protein MTNPTGISLGGDDAGKIPLVGLTFDDVLLIPDASDVIPSAVDTSTQLTREIRLNVPIISAAMDTVTESRMAIAMARQGGMGILHRNLSVEDQAQQVEIVKRSEAGMVTNPVTCSPDETIGDVDAKCARFRISGLPVVDEAGKLVGICTNRDMRFETDPTRPVREVMTPMPLVVAEQGVSGDAALNLLRSHKVEKLPIVDGEGKLTGLITVKDFVKQDQYPNSSKDGKGRLLVGAGIGTGEDSWERAQALADAGVDVLVVDTAHAHNTGVLDMVSRVKKEFGDRVQVIGGNLATRQAAQAMIDAGADAIKVGIGPGSICTTRVVAGVGAPQITAIMEAAVPAKKAGVPIIADGGMQFSGDIAKALAAGASTVMLGSLLAGTAEAPGETVVVNGKQYKMYRGMGSLGAMQGRGLTGEKRSYSKDRYFQADVLSEEKLVPEGIEGRVPYRGHLDTIVHQLVGGLRAAMGYTGSATIEQLNEAKFVQITAAGLRESHPHDIQMTVEAPNYYQR from the coding sequence ATGACGAACCCCACCGGAATCAGCTTGGGGGGCGATGACGCGGGCAAGATTCCGCTCGTCGGCCTGACCTTCGACGATGTCCTGCTCATCCCGGATGCTTCGGACGTGATTCCGTCGGCGGTGGACACGTCCACCCAGCTGACGCGCGAGATCCGGCTGAACGTGCCGATCATCTCGGCGGCGATGGACACCGTCACCGAGTCCCGCATGGCCATCGCGATGGCCCGCCAGGGCGGCATGGGCATCCTGCACCGCAACCTCTCGGTCGAGGATCAGGCGCAGCAGGTGGAGATCGTCAAGCGCTCCGAGGCCGGCATGGTCACCAACCCGGTCACCTGCTCGCCGGACGAGACCATCGGCGACGTCGACGCCAAGTGCGCCCGCTTCCGCATCTCCGGTCTGCCGGTGGTGGACGAGGCCGGCAAGCTCGTCGGCATCTGCACCAACCGCGACATGCGGTTCGAGACCGATCCGACGCGCCCGGTGCGCGAGGTCATGACGCCGATGCCGCTGGTCGTCGCGGAGCAGGGCGTGTCCGGCGACGCCGCCCTGAACCTGCTGCGCTCGCACAAGGTGGAGAAGCTGCCGATCGTCGACGGCGAGGGCAAGCTGACCGGCCTGATCACGGTGAAGGACTTCGTCAAGCAGGACCAGTACCCGAATTCGTCGAAGGACGGCAAGGGCCGTCTCCTGGTCGGCGCGGGCATCGGCACGGGAGAGGATTCCTGGGAGCGCGCCCAGGCGCTTGCCGACGCCGGCGTGGACGTCCTGGTCGTGGACACGGCTCACGCCCACAACACCGGCGTGCTGGACATGGTCTCGCGCGTGAAGAAGGAGTTCGGCGACCGCGTGCAGGTCATCGGCGGCAACCTGGCCACCCGGCAGGCCGCCCAGGCGATGATCGACGCCGGCGCGGACGCCATCAAGGTCGGCATCGGCCCGGGCTCCATCTGCACCACCCGCGTCGTGGCGGGCGTCGGTGCGCCGCAGATCACCGCCATCATGGAGGCGGCGGTCCCGGCGAAGAAGGCGGGCGTGCCCATCATCGCCGACGGCGGCATGCAGTTCTCCGGCGACATCGCCAAGGCGCTGGCCGCCGGCGCGTCGACCGTGATGCTGGGTTCGCTGCTGGCCGGCACCGCGGAGGCACCGGGCGAGACCGTCGTCGTCAACGGCAAGCAGTACAAGATGTACCGCGGCATGGGCTCCCTGGGCGCCATGCAGGGCCGCGGCCTGACCGGCGAGAAGCGCTCCTACTCGAAGGACCGTTACTTCCAGGCCGACGTGCTCAGCGAGGAGAAGCTGGTTCCGGAGGGCATCGAGGGCCGCGTGCCGTACCGTGGCCACCTGGACACCATCGTCCACCAGCTCGTCGGCGGCCTGCGCGCCGCGATGGGCTACACCGGCTCCGCCACGATCGAGCAGCTCAACGAAGCCAAGTTCGTGCAGATCACCGCCGCGGGCCTGCGCGAGTCGCACCCGCACGACATCCAGATGACCGTCGAGGCCCCGAACTACTACCAGCGCTAG
- a CDS encoding GuaB3 family IMP dehydrogenase-related protein, with protein sequence MRDMVEIGIGREARRTYDLEQISIVPSRRTRSSKDVDTRWKIDAYEFGFPLMMHPTDSISGPESAAEFARLGGLAVLNAEGIWARHEDGDAAIGEVLDAVSGAEWQLNSAGNEVLQKLHAAPIDEELLVRRIAELRESGAVTAARVSPQRARELTPVLVKAGIDLLIIQGTLISAEHVTSDGEPLNLKDFIGSLDVPVIVGGVCDYRTALHLMRTGAAGVIVGPGTTTSPEALGLDVPMATAIADAAAARRDYLDETGGRYVHVIADAAFDSAGDIAKAIACGADAVALSRVLATTTEAPGKGWHWPSAAAHPKYPRGYVEFADVDADTDPAVPMEQLLFGPTSDPFGKRNIVGGLRRVMAKCGFTDVKSFQRVELTVR encoded by the coding sequence ATGCGTGACATGGTCGAAATCGGCATCGGCCGCGAGGCCCGCCGCACCTATGACCTCGAGCAGATCTCCATCGTCCCGTCGCGGCGCACGCGTTCGTCGAAGGACGTGGACACCCGGTGGAAGATCGACGCCTACGAGTTCGGCTTCCCGCTGATGATGCACCCGACCGATTCCATTTCGGGCCCGGAGTCCGCGGCTGAGTTCGCGCGTCTCGGCGGCCTGGCGGTGCTCAACGCGGAGGGCATCTGGGCCCGGCACGAGGACGGCGACGCCGCCATCGGCGAGGTGCTCGACGCGGTGTCGGGGGCCGAATGGCAGCTGAATTCCGCGGGCAACGAGGTGCTGCAGAAGCTCCACGCCGCCCCCATCGACGAGGAGCTGCTGGTCCGCCGGATCGCGGAGCTGCGCGAGTCCGGTGCGGTCACCGCCGCGCGCGTGAGCCCGCAGCGAGCCCGCGAGCTGACGCCGGTGCTGGTGAAGGCCGGCATCGATCTGCTGATCATCCAGGGCACCCTGATCTCCGCCGAGCACGTGACCTCCGACGGTGAGCCGCTGAACCTGAAGGACTTCATCGGGTCGCTCGACGTGCCGGTCATCGTCGGCGGCGTGTGCGATTACCGCACGGCGCTGCACCTGATGCGCACGGGCGCCGCCGGCGTCATCGTCGGCCCGGGCACGACCACGTCGCCGGAGGCCCTGGGCCTCGACGTCCCGATGGCCACCGCCATCGCCGACGCCGCCGCGGCCCGCCGCGATTACCTGGACGAGACCGGCGGCCGCTACGTGCACGTCATCGCCGACGCCGCGTTCGACTCGGCCGGCGACATCGCGAAGGCGATCGCGTGCGGCGCCGACGCGGTGGCGCTGTCGCGGGTCCTGGCCACCACGACGGAGGCCCCGGGCAAGGGCTGGCACTGGCCGTCGGCGGCCGCGCACCCGAAGTACCCGCGCGGCTACGTCGAGTTCGCCGACGTCGACGCGGACACCGATCCCGCCGTGCCCATGGAGCAGCTGCTGTTCGGGCCGACGTCGGATCCGTTCGGCAAGCGCAACATCGTCGGGGGCCTGCGCCGGGTGATGGCCAAGTGCGGCTTCACCGACGTGAAGTCCTTCCAGCGCGTGGAGCTCACCGTCCGCTAG
- a CDS encoding FAD-dependent oxidoreductase: MARDYDVLVVGSGFGGSVAALRLTEKGYRVGVIEAGRRFEDHEFAKTSWRLNKYLWAPKLGLFGVQRVHLLKDVMILAGAGVGGGSLNYANTLYKPPSPFFRDAQWGHITDWEKELTPYYEQARKMLGVVTNPSITPADRVMREVAEDMGVGDTFVPTPVGVFFGAKTGGEGEPGETVPDPYFGGAGPDRTACTECGECMTGCRHNAKNTLLKNYLHLAEKGGAHIIPRTTVRELHPRADGSWDVVVERTGAWVNKRRRTFTADHVIVAAGAWGSQNLLHRQKQDGHLPNISDRLGHMTRTNSEAIVGAMRPTIDPNADYSEGVAITSSFFPEPHTHIEPVRYGKGSNAIALLQTLMTDGGPGGPRWWKLIKGLAEDPKVLLQLVNLRKWSQRTVISLVMQNSNNSLTTHLRNWGPLRLLSSRQGEGEPNPSWIPAGNEATRRVADKIGGVAGGTWGEIFDIPLTAHFIGGAPISDSPERGVVDPYNRVWGHPTLHITDGTAMPANPGVNPSLSITAIAERATALWPNKGEADPRPSQDEAYRDIAPVAPVAPVVPADAPAALNLGMPVRR, translated from the coding sequence ATGGCACGGGATTACGATGTGCTCGTCGTCGGCTCCGGCTTCGGCGGCTCCGTGGCGGCGCTGCGGTTGACGGAAAAGGGCTACCGCGTCGGCGTGATCGAGGCGGGACGGCGGTTCGAGGACCACGAGTTCGCCAAGACCAGCTGGCGCCTGAACAAGTACCTGTGGGCGCCGAAGCTCGGCCTGTTCGGCGTGCAGCGCGTGCACCTGCTCAAGGACGTCATGATCCTCGCCGGCGCCGGCGTCGGCGGCGGTTCCCTGAACTACGCCAACACCCTGTACAAGCCGCCGTCCCCCTTCTTCCGCGATGCCCAGTGGGGCCACATCACCGACTGGGAGAAGGAGCTGACCCCGTACTACGAGCAGGCGCGGAAGATGCTCGGCGTGGTCACCAACCCGTCGATCACCCCGGCCGACCGGGTCATGCGCGAGGTCGCGGAGGACATGGGCGTCGGCGACACCTTCGTGCCCACCCCGGTGGGCGTGTTCTTCGGCGCCAAGACCGGCGGCGAGGGCGAGCCGGGCGAGACCGTGCCCGACCCGTACTTCGGCGGCGCCGGCCCCGATCGCACCGCGTGCACCGAGTGCGGCGAGTGCATGACGGGCTGCCGCCACAACGCCAAGAACACCCTGCTGAAGAACTACCTGCACCTGGCGGAGAAGGGCGGCGCGCACATCATCCCGCGCACCACCGTCCGCGAGCTGCACCCGCGCGCCGACGGCTCGTGGGACGTGGTCGTCGAGCGCACCGGCGCCTGGGTGAACAAGCGCCGCCGCACCTTCACCGCCGACCACGTCATCGTGGCGGCGGGCGCCTGGGGCAGCCAGAATCTGCTGCACCGCCAGAAGCAGGACGGCCACCTGCCCAACATCTCCGACCGCCTGGGCCACATGACCCGCACCAACTCCGAGGCCATCGTCGGCGCCATGCGCCCGACCATCGACCCGAACGCGGATTACTCGGAGGGCGTGGCCATCACGTCGTCGTTCTTTCCCGAGCCGCACACGCACATCGAGCCGGTGCGCTACGGCAAGGGCTCCAACGCCATCGCGCTGCTGCAGACGCTGATGACCGACGGCGGCCCCGGTGGCCCGCGCTGGTGGAAGCTGATCAAGGGCCTCGCCGAGGACCCGAAGGTGCTGCTGCAGCTGGTCAACCTGCGCAAGTGGTCGCAGCGCACGGTGATCTCGCTGGTCATGCAGAACTCCAACAACAGCCTGACCACGCACCTGCGCAACTGGGGCCCGCTGCGGCTGCTGTCGTCGCGCCAGGGCGAGGGAGAGCCGAACCCGTCGTGGATCCCCGCCGGCAACGAGGCCACCCGCCGCGTGGCCGACAAGATCGGCGGCGTCGCCGGCGGCACGTGGGGCGAGATCTTCGACATCCCGCTGACCGCCCACTTCATCGGCGGCGCGCCGATCTCCGATTCCCCGGAGCGCGGCGTCGTCGACCCCTACAACCGCGTGTGGGGCCATCCGACGCTGCACATCACCGACGGCACGGCGATGCCCGCCAACCCCGGCGTCAACCCGTCGCTGTCCATCACGGCCATCGCCGAGCGCGCCACCGCGCTGTGGCCGAACAAGGGCGAGGCCGACCCCCGCCCCTCCCAGGACGAGGCCTACCGCGACATCGCCCCCGTCGCGCCCGTCGCCCCGGTGGTGCCCGCCGATGCGCCCGCCGCACTGAATCTGGGCATGCCCGTCCGCAGGTGA
- the guaA gene encoding glutamine-hydrolyzing GMP synthase translates to MSDQVNHPVLVVDFGAQYAQLIARRVREANIYSEVVPHTATIEEIRAKNPRALVLSGGPSSVNEDGAPALDPELLELGIPVFGICYGFQAMARALGGTVAATGDREYGRTTLNVAGGDVLHAGTPESHEVWMSHGDAVSEAPEGFTVTASTKGAPVAAFECPERKMAGVQYHPEVNHSPYGQQVLQRFLTEIAGLEQNWTAANIAEELIDAVREQVGEGRAICGLSGGVDSAVAAALVQRAIGDRLTCVFVDHGLLRQGEREQVETDFVAATGAKLITVDDRKVFLDALAGITDPETKRKTIGREFIRSFERAVARALEGAPEGETVDYLVQGTLYPDVVESGGGSGTANIKSHHNVGGLPDDVEFTLVEPLRLLFKDEVRAVGRELGLPEAIVGRQPFPGPGLGIRIIGAVDEERLDTLRRADAIAREEMTAAGLDDIVWQCPVVLLADVRSVGVQGDGRTYGHPIVLRPVTSEDAMTADWTRVPYEVLERISTRITNEVAEVNRVVLDITSKPPGTIEWE, encoded by the coding sequence GTGTCCGATCAGGTAAATCACCCCGTACTCGTCGTCGACTTCGGCGCGCAGTATGCGCAGCTCATCGCGCGCCGCGTCCGCGAGGCCAACATCTACTCCGAGGTCGTGCCGCACACCGCCACGATCGAGGAAATCCGCGCCAAGAACCCGCGCGCGCTGGTGCTGTCCGGCGGCCCGTCCAGCGTCAACGAGGACGGCGCCCCCGCGCTGGATCCGGAGCTGCTGGAACTGGGCATCCCGGTGTTCGGCATCTGCTACGGCTTCCAGGCCATGGCCCGCGCGCTGGGCGGCACCGTCGCCGCCACCGGCGACCGCGAATACGGCCGCACCACGCTGAACGTCGCGGGCGGGGACGTGCTCCACGCCGGCACCCCGGAAAGCCACGAAGTGTGGATGAGCCACGGCGACGCCGTGTCCGAGGCCCCCGAGGGCTTCACCGTCACCGCGTCGACCAAGGGCGCGCCCGTCGCGGCCTTCGAGTGCCCCGAGCGGAAGATGGCCGGCGTGCAGTACCACCCGGAGGTCAACCACTCGCCGTACGGCCAGCAGGTGCTGCAGCGCTTCCTCACCGAAATCGCCGGCCTGGAGCAGAACTGGACCGCCGCGAACATCGCCGAGGAGCTCATCGACGCCGTGCGCGAGCAGGTCGGCGAAGGCCGGGCGATCTGCGGCCTGTCCGGCGGCGTCGACTCCGCCGTCGCCGCGGCGCTGGTGCAGCGCGCCATCGGCGACCGCCTCACCTGCGTGTTCGTCGACCACGGGCTGCTGCGCCAGGGTGAGCGCGAGCAGGTCGAAACCGACTTCGTCGCCGCCACCGGCGCGAAGCTGATCACCGTCGACGACCGCAAGGTCTTCCTCGACGCGCTGGCCGGCATCACGGACCCGGAAACCAAGCGCAAGACCATCGGCCGCGAGTTCATCCGCTCCTTCGAGCGCGCCGTGGCCCGTGCGCTGGAGGGCGCGCCGGAGGGCGAGACCGTGGACTACCTGGTCCAGGGCACCCTGTACCCGGACGTCGTCGAATCCGGCGGCGGCTCGGGCACCGCGAACATCAAGAGCCACCACAACGTCGGCGGCCTGCCGGACGACGTCGAGTTCACCCTCGTCGAGCCGCTGCGCCTGCTGTTCAAGGACGAGGTCCGCGCCGTCGGCCGCGAGCTCGGCCTGCCGGAGGCCATCGTCGGCCGCCAGCCGTTCCCCGGCCCGGGCCTGGGCATCCGCATCATCGGCGCCGTCGACGAGGAGCGCCTGGACACCCTGCGCCGCGCCGACGCCATCGCCCGCGAGGAGATGACCGCCGCCGGCCTCGACGACATCGTCTGGCAGTGCCCGGTGGTGCTGCTCGCCGACGTCCGCTCCGTGGGCGTGCAGGGCGACGGCCGCACCTACGGCCACCCGATCGTGCTGCGCCCCGTCACCTCCGAGGACGCCATGACGGCCGACTGGACCCGCGTGCCCTACGAGGTGCTCGAGCGCATCTCCACCCGCATCACCAACGAGGTCGCGGAGGTCAACCGCGTGGTCCTGGACATCACGTCCAAGCCGCCGGGAACCATCGAATGGGAGTAG